The following coding sequences lie in one Leucobacter allii genomic window:
- the panB gene encoding 3-methyl-2-oxobutanoate hydroxymethyltransferase, with the protein MTRISIPQLLEKQAAGEAIVMVTAYDHPGARAAERAGVDMVLVGDSGAQVVLGYDATVPVTTDEMLVLARAVRRGTETAFVVCDLPFGATEESDAQAVASSVRFLKEAGADAVKLEGGNASRLSRIRAIVEAGIPVVGHIGLTPQTATALGGLRAQGRTTASAERLVAEALGVEAAGAFCLVVEAVPAELTAVLREALAIPIIGIGAGDADGQVLVLHDLLGITEGRAAKFVKRYAAIGDDMATAVAAYAAEVRSRAFPGPEHGYAASEEAVAAARAALPGAR; encoded by the coding sequence ATGACCCGCATCTCCATCCCGCAGCTCCTCGAGAAGCAGGCCGCGGGCGAAGCCATCGTGATGGTCACCGCCTACGACCATCCGGGCGCGCGCGCCGCCGAGCGCGCGGGCGTCGACATGGTGCTCGTCGGCGACTCGGGCGCGCAGGTCGTGCTCGGCTACGATGCGACGGTGCCCGTGACGACGGACGAGATGCTCGTGCTCGCGCGCGCGGTGCGCCGCGGCACCGAAACCGCCTTCGTCGTCTGCGACCTCCCGTTCGGCGCGACCGAGGAATCCGACGCGCAGGCCGTCGCGAGCTCCGTGCGCTTCCTGAAGGAGGCGGGCGCCGATGCGGTGAAGCTCGAGGGCGGCAACGCCTCGCGTCTGAGCCGCATCCGCGCCATCGTCGAGGCGGGCATCCCCGTGGTCGGGCACATCGGCCTCACTCCGCAGACGGCGACGGCCCTCGGCGGGCTGCGGGCGCAGGGGCGCACCACCGCGAGCGCCGAACGGCTCGTCGCCGAGGCGCTCGGCGTCGAGGCGGCCGGTGCCTTCTGCCTCGTCGTCGAGGCGGTGCCCGCCGAGCTCACTGCGGTGCTGCGCGAGGCGCTCGCGATCCCGATCATCGGCATCGGCGCGGGAGACGCGGACGGGCAGGTGCTCGTGCTGCACGACCTGCTCGGCATCACGGAGGGCCGCGCCGCGAAGTTCGTGAAGCGCTACGCCGCGATCGGCGACGACATGGCGACCGCGGTGGCGGCGTACGCGGCCGAGGTCCGCTCGCGCGCGTTCCCCGGTCCGGAGCACGGCTACGCCGCGAGCGAGGAGGCCGTGGCGGCGGCCCGCGCCGCGCTCCCCGGCGCCCGCTGA
- the panC gene encoding pantoate--beta-alanine ligase: MKIVRTVAALRAELREARAVRPAATVGLVPTMGALHEGHLSLVRAARRNDDVVVMSIFVNPTQFTEAADLAAYPRQEAGDTALAERAGVDLLFAPEAAEMYREGHATGVHVEGPLTATLEGAVRGSAHFDGMATIVTKLLLAALPDAAYFGEKDAQQLRVVRRMVADLGIPTRIVGCPTSRDDDGLARSSRNVRLSPEERSRALAIPRALEAIASAALLGETRTAELFARGEEILIASGVSAEYLAFVDPDSFAPRERLDGPVLCAVAARVGEVRLIDNVLLGAGATADSDAETIPRTPTKEP, encoded by the coding sequence GTGAAGATCGTCCGCACCGTCGCCGCACTGCGGGCCGAGCTCCGGGAGGCGCGCGCCGTGCGCCCCGCCGCGACCGTCGGTCTCGTGCCCACCATGGGAGCGCTGCACGAGGGGCACCTCTCGCTCGTCCGGGCCGCGCGCCGGAACGACGACGTCGTGGTGATGTCGATCTTCGTGAACCCGACGCAGTTCACGGAGGCCGCCGATCTCGCGGCCTATCCGCGGCAGGAGGCGGGGGATACCGCGCTCGCGGAGCGGGCCGGCGTCGATCTCCTCTTCGCCCCGGAGGCCGCCGAGATGTACCGCGAGGGGCATGCGACCGGCGTGCACGTGGAGGGACCGCTCACCGCGACCCTCGAGGGCGCCGTGCGCGGTTCGGCGCACTTCGACGGGATGGCGACCATCGTCACGAAGCTGCTGCTCGCCGCGCTCCCCGACGCCGCCTACTTCGGGGAGAAGGACGCCCAGCAGCTGCGCGTCGTGCGGCGGATGGTCGCCGATCTCGGGATCCCGACCCGCATCGTCGGCTGCCCGACCTCGCGGGACGACGACGGTCTCGCGCGCTCGAGCCGCAACGTGAGGCTCAGCCCCGAGGAGCGCTCGCGGGCGCTCGCGATCCCGCGGGCGCTCGAGGCCATCGCGTCCGCCGCGCTGCTCGGGGAGACCCGCACCGCGGAGCTCTTCGCGCGGGGCGAGGAGATCCTCATCGCCTCGGGCGTCTCGGCCGAGTACCTGGCATTCGTCGACCCCGACAGCTTCGCGCCGCGCGAACGGCTCGACGGCCCGGTGCTGTGCGCGGTCGCCGCGCGGGTCGGCGAGGTCCGGCTCATCGACAACGTCCTCCTCGGCGCCGGCGCGACGGCCGACTCCGATGCCGAGACGATCCCCCGCACACCGACGAAGGAGCCCTGA
- a CDS encoding DUF2520 domain-containing protein: MRIRIVGRGRMGAALAAALVAAGADVAAPAGRGWDWPSEGAPPDAILLAVPDAAIADAAARLTPGPFVGHCSGITTLAPLAPHAAFSLHPLLSVTEGGGVTGGHSVTEGVGAGVFAGAHAAVDGASPEALAVAERLAALLGLTTFRVEDRDRAAYHAAASVSANFLVVLEDLAERLAASAGVPRAALLPLAGAALRNWAGAGGSRALTGPIARGDEGTVARQLTAVRERLPEDASLVDALVAATRRLAARRDPGPNDPERADPAAGTTGSRPPEEQP; this comes from the coding sequence ATGCGCATCCGTATCGTCGGACGGGGCCGCATGGGGGCGGCGCTCGCGGCCGCGCTCGTCGCCGCGGGGGCGGACGTCGCCGCGCCGGCGGGGCGCGGCTGGGACTGGCCGAGCGAGGGCGCGCCGCCCGACGCGATCCTGCTCGCCGTGCCCGACGCGGCGATCGCCGATGCGGCGGCGCGCCTCACGCCGGGTCCGTTCGTCGGGCACTGCTCCGGCATCACGACCCTCGCCCCGCTCGCCCCGCACGCCGCGTTCTCGCTGCATCCGCTGCTCAGCGTGACCGAGGGGGGCGGTGTGACCGGCGGTCACAGCGTGACCGAGGGGGTCGGCGCCGGTGTCTTCGCCGGGGCGCACGCCGCAGTGGACGGCGCGAGCCCCGAGGCGCTCGCCGTCGCCGAGCGGTTGGCGGCGCTCCTCGGGCTCACCACGTTTCGCGTCGAGGACCGCGACCGGGCCGCATACCACGCCGCGGCCTCGGTCTCCGCGAACTTCCTCGTGGTGCTCGAGGACCTGGCCGAGCGGCTCGCGGCGTCGGCCGGAGTGCCCCGCGCCGCGCTCCTGCCGCTCGCCGGGGCCGCGCTGCGCAACTGGGCGGGGGCGGGCGGTTCGCGGGCGCTCACCGGGCCGATCGCCCGTGGCGACGAGGGAACGGTCGCCCGTCAGCTGACGGCCGTCCGCGAGCGCCTGCCCGAGGACGCGTCCCTCGTGGACGCGCTCGTCGCCGCGACGCGCCGCCTGGCCGCACGGCGCGATCCCGGGCCGAACGATCCGGAGCGCGCCGATCCCGCAGCCGGAACCACCGGATCCCGACCTCCCGAGGAGCAGCCGTGA